The proteins below are encoded in one region of Polypterus senegalus isolate Bchr_013 chromosome 2, ASM1683550v1, whole genome shotgun sequence:
- the rpl21 gene encoding 60S ribosomal protein L21 produces MTNTRGKRRGTRYMFARPFRKHGPIPLSTYMHIYKRGDIVDIKGTGTVQKGMPHKCYHGKTGRIYNVTQHAVGIIVNKQVKGKILAKRINVRIEHIKHSKSRDSFLKRVQENERIKAEAKQSGKFVELKRKPAAPREAHFVRTKKNEPQLLEPIPYEFMA; encoded by the exons atgaCGAACACACGAGGCAAAAGGAGGGGAACAAGGTACATGTTCGCCAGGCCTTTCCGTAAGCATG GACCTATTCCATTGTCCACTTACATGCATATCTACAAGAGAGGAGATATTGTTGATATCAAA GGCACAGGAACTGTCCAAAAAGGCATGCCACATAAGTGCTACCATGGCAAGACTGGTAGAATTTACAATGTTACCCAACATGCTGTAGGCATCATTGTCAATAAACAGGTTAA AGGCAAGATTCTTGCTAAGAGAATTAATGTGCGTATTGAGCATATCAAGCACTCAAAGAGCAGAGATAGCTTCCTGAAACGTGTGcaggaaaatgaaagaattaaagCTGAGGCCAAACAGTCCGGCAAGTTTGTGGAGCTGAAGCGCAAG CCTGCTGCTCCAAGAGAGGCTCACTTTGTCAGAACCAAGAAAAATGAACCCCAGCTGTTGGAACCTATTCCATATGAATTCATGGCATAA
- the rasl11a gene encoding ras-like protein family member 11A-like, giving the protein MRSLNMSNNFLLAPIPESADYIINRDVKIAVLGSSGVGKTAMIVRFLTRRFIGDYESNTGNLYSRLVHLEGEQLFVQIQDTPCVQVGSDGSLVSEHTCKYIEWADGFLLVYSMTDYNSYRAIQVLHQHIRKVHPDSKVPVVIVANKGDLLHARQVQTSEGIQLANELGAVFSEISTSENCEDVYDVFQHLCKEVSKLQSQYLAGEKRRGSLIPRPKSPNMQDLKRRFKQALSSKVKSTGTL; this is encoded by the exons ATGCGTTCTCTGAACATGTCAAACAACTTTTTACTCGCACCCATCCCCGAGTCTGCGGATTATATTATTAACCGAGATGTTAAAATCGCGGTACTGGGATCATCTGGAGTGGGAAAaacag CTATGATCGTGCGCTTCTTGACCAGGAGATTCATCGGCGACTACGAATCCAATACAG GGAATCTGTATTCGAGACTTGTACACCTGGAAGGAGAGCAGCTCTTCGTACAAATACAAGACACGCCTTGTGTTCAG GTTGGCAGTGATGGTTCATTGGTTTCAGAACATACCTGCAAGTACATTGAGTGGGCAGACGGCTTCCTCCTTGTATATTCAATGACAGACTACAATAGTTACAGGGCCATCCAAGTCCTTCATCAGCACATCCGCAAGGTTCACCCAGACTCCAAAGTCCCAGTGGTCATCGTTGCGAACAAAGGTGACCTCCTTCATGCCAGACAGGTGCAAACAAGTGAAGGGATTCAACTGGCTAATGAGCTGGGAGCGGTTTTCTCTGAAATTTCTACCAGCGAGAACTGTGAGGACGTATATGATGTCTTTCAGCACCTGTGCAAAGAAGTCAGTAAGCTGCAGTCACAGTATCTGGCAGGAGAAAAGCGAAGGGGGTCCCTCATTCCACGGCCAAAATCCCCCAACATGCAAGACCTAAAAAGACGGTTTAAGCAAGCATTGTCTTCTAAAGTGAAATCCACTGGCACTTTGTAA